A portion of the Vicia villosa cultivar HV-30 ecotype Madison, WI unplaced genomic scaffold, Vvil1.0 ctg.002487F_1_1, whole genome shotgun sequence genome contains these proteins:
- the LOC131638942 gene encoding isoleucine N-monooxygenase 2-like translates to MEPLIVSDQLSPTFWYLIVTLLTFTLLMKHQRSGKSSEKPKLPPGPTPWPIVGNIPEMLANRPTFRWIQKMMNDMNTDIACVRLGSVHVILVSDSTIARELCVKQDANFASRPSSWSNEYVTTGYLTTALTPFGEQWKKVKKLVLNELVSPLRHQWLHEKRVEEADNIVRYIYNQCTKIGGGRLVNVGVTAQQYTGNVVRRLLLNKRYFGNGSEDFGPGLEEQEYVEAVFTVLQYLFAFSVSDFMPCLRGLDVDGHERILKKACKVMKKHHDPIIEDRIQQWKNGQRAEKEDLLDVLISLKDDTNIPLLTEQEIKSNVLELTLASVDNPSNAVEWGLAEMINQPELLKKAVEELDNVVGKERLVQESDFPKLNYVKACVREAFRRHPICDFNLPHVAMKDTVVANYFIPKGSHVYIRRQGIGLNPRIWKDPLKFNPERHLKVEGYNLNLSEPSLDLVTFGTGRRGCSGVMLGTSMTVMLFARLLHSFTWSVPPNMSCIDLSESHGGTTKAVPLVAVAEPRLPPHVYGLY, encoded by the exons ATGGAACctttgattgtctctgatcaatTGTCACCAACATTTTGGTATCTCATAGTCACATTACTTACTTTTACACTCTTGATGAAACATCAACGCAGTGGCAAAAgttctgaaaaaccaaaactCCCTCCAGGTCCTACACCTTGGCCTATAGTAGGCAACATTCCTGAAATGCTTGCAAATAGGCCAACGTTTAGATGGATACAAAAAATGATGAATGACATGAACACGGATATCGCATGCGTCCGTTTAGGTAGTGTTCATGTCATTCTAGTGAGTGATTCTACAATTGCACGTGAGCTATGTGTGAAACAAGATGCAAATTTTGCATCAAGACCTAGTAGTTGGTCTAATGAGTATGTTACTACTGGATATTTAACAACAGCACTCACTCCTTTTGGAGAACAATGGAAGAAAGTGAAGAAACTAGTTCTTAATGAATTAGTTTCACCTCTTAGACATCAATGGCTTCATGAAAAAAGGGTGGAAGAAGCTGATAACATTGTGCGTTATATTTACAACCAATGCACTAAAATTGGTGGTGGTCGACTTGTGAATGTGGGAGTTACTGCACAACAATACACTGGAAATGTTGTTAGGAGGTTGCTTTTGAATAAAAGGTACTTTGGAAATGGTAGTGAGGATTTTGGACCTGGCTTAGAGGAACAAGAATATGTGGAAGCAGTTTTTACTGTTTTGCAATATCTTTTTGCTTTCTCAGTTTCTGATTTCATGCCATGTTTGAGGGGCCTTGACGTGGATGGCCATGAAAGGATACTTAAGAAGGCTTGTAAGGTTATGAAGAAACATCATGATCCTATCATTGAAGATAGAATCCAACAATGGAAGAATGGGCAAAGGGCAGAGAAAGAAGATTTGCTTGATGTTCTTATCTCACTCAAAGATGATACCAACATTCCACTTTTGACTGAGCAAGAAATTAAATCCAATGTTTTG GAATTGACACTTGCATCAGTTGATAATCCATCAAATGCAGTAGAATGGGGACTTGCTGAAATGATAAATCAACCTGAGCTACTAAAAAAAGCTGTAGAAGAATTGGACAATGTAGTTGGAAAAGAAAGGCTAGTACAAGAATCTGATTTTCCTAAACTAAACTATGTGAAGGCTTGTGTAAGAGAAGCTTTTCGTCGTCACCCGATTTGTGATTTCAACCTTCCACATGTTGCAATGAAAGACACAGTTGTTGCGAACTACTTTATCCCAAAAGGGAGTCATGTGTATATCAGGAGACAAGGAATTGGTCTAAACCCTAGAATTTGGAAAGATCCACTCAAGTTCAATCCAGAACGACATCTTAAGGTAGAAGGATATAATCTTAATTTGTCGGAACCTAGTTTGGACTTGGTAACATTTGGTACTGGAAGGCGTGGATGTTCAGGAGTCATGCTTGGAACTTCAATGACTGTTATGTTGTTTGCGAGGTTGCTACATAGCTTCACTTGGAGCGTGCCACCAAATATGTCATGCATTGACCTTTCTGAATCTCATGGTGGAACCACCAAAGCTGTGCCACTTGTGGCAGTTGCAGAGCCAAGGTTGCCGCCACATGTTTAtggtttatattaa